A segment of the Desulfofundulus kuznetsovii DSM 6115 genome:
CAAAGTATTTCTCTTTTCCCCGGAACAATGCCAAAACTGCCCTTTATTAAACCAGTGTACCAGAAACAAAAAGGGTAGACGGACAGTCACGGTAAATGCCTACGAACGCTACCTCCAGGAGGGTCGGGCCTTTCAAAAAACCGAGGAGTTTGCCGGTAAATATCCCGAACGCTGCAAGATCGAGAGAAAGCAGGCGGAAATGGTGATGCATGGCCTGCGAAAAGCTCGTTATGTTGGTCTGGCCAAAGTAACCCTGCAGGCGCTTTTAGTTGCCACTGTGGTTAACTTTAAACGTTACTGGAAGTTGCTTAATCAAAAAGTAACTGCTGCTGTTCCCCATAACGATATGGCAATAAATGGCACTACACCGGTCCTGGCCAGTGGATAGGGGGTAGTCTGCCCAAATACAGGTAAAATAAGGAAAATACACGTAAAACAAATGGTTATTAGCTGGTTCAAACATGTTTTAAGCCTGTTATAACAGATTACCATTAACTGCTAACTAGAATTTTTGCAAGTGGCTTTTCAGCAGAAATAAGAGACTATTTAGCAACAGACTCCTAGGGTGAAGGCAGCCCCCAAAATAGAAAAAACCCGGCAGAGCCGGGCAGGTTTCCTGTTTCATAAACAGTTTGCAAACGAAAAAATTACGGGTAAAGGTTCTTTCCAAACATGAGGTAATGAGAATCAAAAAGGGCAACAAATCCTCCGGAATCAATGAATACTTTAGAGCGGCCTTGGTCCACCATACAAGTCCCCCTTGTACGTACGCGAACCTTTTTTCTTCGGGCCGCTGGCAATGCCGATCAACTCATCAAGAAATTTTTCTTCTCCTCGCTTTGGTACAACTCCCAAGCGTTCATACAGTTCTTTCCTTTGGTGTGGGGGCAATTCTTTAATCATTTCGTAAATCCTGTCAAGGTCATTTACTGCCATTTCAACTCACCGCTTTGCTTCATATTTTTATCCAGATTATAACATTTGGCATTGACAGAGTAAAGGGCTTTTAAAAGCAGCAAGAGCAAACCAATATCCCGGTCTTGAGGCTGGAGCAGGCGGATTTCAATGGTCACCCTCGTCCGTGCAGTTCCAAAAACTGGCTGTTCACTAAAAAGTGCGGTGGGATAAGACCCCACCGTAAAGCGGTCGATTTTAACCCTGCTCTGGACCAGTTCCAGCGGCTCGTCTATTACTGCTTCCTCCACCAGCAAGCGGCTTGCTTTCAATTGTCCTTTCTCCCTTTCACCTACAGACCGGAGGCCAAACAGGTCCTCGAACAGCGCAGCAGCCTTTTCTCCGGGCAAAAGAGTGTTTGCTATGCGCAAAGCCCTGGCCCGCAGTGCCCCGGCCAGGCTGGTACCGGTTAAAACCGGCACTACTCCTTTTTCTCTTTGCCTGGAATGCAAGTGGACCATGTGGGGGGCATTCGGTTCACCGGGTTCGGAACGGATCAGTAAAGAGCCGTCGAGGGAAAATGTGGCTCTGAGAAATACCTGCGCCTGTCCGGCCGCAGCGCAGAATCAGTCACACCGAGCAACTGATGAATAGGGGTGCCTTCCTTTTTTTCACCATCCTCTCCTGCCAGCCAGGAAACCAGTCCCTGGGGTGTGGTCAGGTCATAGCGGCAAATTCCCACTTTTCCACCCGGCACCTCCAGCAACTCGAAAGTTAACGGAAAGGTGGTGCCGGCAACCAGCAACTCCAGGTCCCCTTTTCGTCGGGTCAGTGGGTGCAACAAAGTGGTGTTCTACTCTCAGCCCCTGGAAATGCACTTTCAGTCCCCTTTTCGTCGGGTCGGTGGGTGCAACCAGCCGGTACCGGAAAGGAGAGCGGCCAGGGCGTGGGCTTTCAGTCCCCTTTTCGTCGGGTCAGTGGGTGCAACTCTTAACCGAGGTAAAGAACGGACCGACGATGTACTTTCAGTCCCCTTTTCCTCGGGTCAGTGGGTGCAACTGAGGAACCGGACGTGGGGGCTGACTTCGCCGCCGAATCTTTCAGTCCCCTTTTCGTCGGGTCAATGGGTACAACTCGATGATCCAGCAAGGACCGGCTGTCTGTGCTGAATGCTTTCAATCCCCTTTTCGTCGGGTCAGTGGGGCAACCTGGTGTGTTTGGCAAGTAAAAAATGATGAATTCGGCAATCAAAAAATGCAGAGTTTGCCATCACGCTCGGTAATTATTCTCCTTCGAATCGGGAGATTTCAGTTCGCTGTGGTCGTAATCCTATTATCTTTATCTTCCGACTGGTTAATAGCTATGGCTGAGAGCGCTTTCTGCAAAACGATAGCTCTCCCCTTCAAAGGCCAGGATATGGGCATGGTGGACCAAACGGTCGATGAGCGCTGCTGTGAGGCGGTTATCCCCCAGCACGGTGTTCCACTGACCAAACTGTAAGTTGGAAGTAACAATGATACTTTGTCGTTCATACGCTTGAGCTACAACGTTGAATAAGAGTTCAGCTCCCTCACGGAGAAGTGGCACGAAGCCAAGCTCATCGATGATAATCAGATCGACCTTCTCTAGCTCTCCCATCAGCCGCTGCAAACGACCCTGGCGGTGACTTTCCAACAGGGCGTTGACGAGGTCCAGGCACCGGTAGAAACGGACGCTCCTCCCCTCCATGCAGGCCCGAACCCCCAGGGCGATGGCCAAATGCGTTTTGCCGGTGCCCACGGCCCCGAGCGCCAGCACGTTTTCACAGCGCTCGATGAAGGTGAGTTCTGTCAGATGGGTGATGGTGGTGGAGGCCGGTAAGGTCACGGGCTTCCAGTCAAAGTCATTCAGCGTCTTATGGGCCGGGAAACCCGCCTTCTTGATAAGGTGGCGGACCCTGTTAGCCCAACGCGCTTCCAGTTCGGCTGCGAACAGGTCGGTCAGGTATTGTTCCCGGTCATGGCAGGTGATCTCCAGGTAAATAGACGGGATATATGCCAGTTTTAAAGCCTTACACTGCTCCTTCACCGACAACTTGGTCACGGAGTTCACCTCCTTTCCCGCCCGCCTGCGGCACCAGCCGGTCATAGATGTTGATCTCGGGTGTATAGCGCCTGACGCTATCCGGCGTATAGGTCTCGTTTAAGGCCTCCAGGGGAGCGTCCGGGAATGTAATGCGGTACAGCTTATGACGGATTAAGGCGCTATCTGCCGCCGGGTATTTTGCGACCTCCTCCAAGACTCGGGCGATATCCTCGATGGTGAACCCTTCTTCCAAGAGGGTATGGATGAACTTTAGTCGTTCCCGGTATGCTTCCGGATCACATGCTTCCAGGTACTGACGAACCGGTTCGGGGAGGAACCGGTACATGGTCGCATGCCGGGCACCCCTTGGTTTACGGATGAAAATCCTAAAGTACCCTTTCCAGTCGATGGGTTGGGTTTTTAATGTGTAGTGGCGGGGGAGATGGGCTAAACGCTCTTGAGTGGAGCTGAAGACTTCCACGCAGTCCCACCAGAGCTTGAGAAGCACCGTCTCTCCAACCTGTGCGCTTGGCACCGGATATACTTCTCCGCAGCATTGCACCTGGCCATACTTGTTCACACGGGCAGTCTCGAATCGGACTGGTTCAAAGGGGGTAGCGGGCAGGGGAAGGAGCGCTTTTTTGTCCTCTTCCCACAGCTCGGCAATTGTAACGCCTTTCTCGTAGTGGGAGCGTTGCATATCCTCTAAGGCTCGCCGGTAAAGCTCAGCCGTTAATTCCTCGTAACTTGAAACCGTCGGGTATGGTATGAGCCAGTTGCGCCGTGTATAGCCCACTTTATTCTCAACGTGGCCTTTTTCGTTGCCCTTGCCGCTGTTACAGAACTTAGCCTCAAACCGGTAGTGGAGCATGAACCGGCGGAAAGTTTCGGTTAGTTCCCGTTGTTCGCCTTTCCCCACACCCACAACTGCTGCCGAAAGGTTATCGAACCAAATTTCCGGCGGAACGCCGCCTATCCACTCGAAAACCAGGATCATAGCGTAGAGCAAGCATTCCGTATTTTCGCTGGGCACCGGTACGCAAAAACCGGCATTGCTGTAGGGGAAGGAGAATGTTAGGTACTTAATTTCCCTTAGTACTCCGTCCCATACCACGTGGCTTGTCCCGAAATCCACCTGGGCTTGTCCGGGTGGGTGCTCCAACCGCAAGTATTTCTCTTGCGCTCCAGTACGGAGTTCTTTCTTGCGGCGGGAAACGTATGCTCGCACCGTTCTCCCCGACCCCTTGAAACCATATTGCTCACGTAGTTGCCGGTAAATGGTAGCCGCAGTGCGGCGCTCCTTGCGGGGCTTGAGCATATCCTCCATGAGCCAGGTGTCCACGATGTCCACAAAAGACCCCATGACCGGCTGCCGGCGCCGGGTCTGCTGCATGGGCTGATTCCAGTCGTCTTTCTTGGCGTACTTAGCCGCTGTTCGCCAGTTGACGCCTACCCGCCGGCTAATTTCGGCAATACTGCACTCTTCCTGCTCATAAAGATGTTTGATATACTGTTGTTGGGCCATTGCTATCACCTCTTGTATCCCCTCCTGCCTTTGCCCAAGTCAGAAGGGTTATTCTAGAGCGTGATGGCAATGCCCTCTTTTACCTGCGCCATGCTATGCATTTTTGGCTGCCGTTTTATGCAATTCTATTATGCCAAAAACAACCTGGCGCAGTTTCGTCGACAGGTCGTACTGCGATTCTTTCAGTCCCCTTTTCGTCGGGTCAGTGGGTGCAACGGCCCAGCCCTGGGACGCACTGCTGTCAATTCTCACTTTAATTTAGCCCAACCCCTGCCCATTTTCGCAGACTAAACAATCTGCAACTATTTCCGATACCAGAATAATCTGCAACTGCTTCGCATATTGTTCTGGTATTTCAGGTCAGTCAGTCAGTCCGTCTATTCACCAGAATATGACAACCAGTGACTGACCCCTTTTCTTCCGGCTGTGGAACAGGTAGAATATTTACTGGAAGTGACCGCCATGCAGCAGATATTTTACACGCCTGTACCGCCGGAAGAATACGCCCGCCTGGGCAAAGATTTTCCTTTTCCCCAACCCACCTCATGCCCCAACCCCGGTTGTCTGGTCAAGGCACCCCCTCAAAAACACGGTTTTTATCAACGCAACGTCATCGCGGCAAATTTCTGTGGCCGGATTCTCATCCGCCGCTACTACTGCAAATACTGCCGGACCACCATTTCGTACCTGCCTTCCTTCTGCCTGCCGTATTTCCAGTATTCGGTTGAGATAATCTTTACCGCCCTTTGGTATACTCTGGTTTCCCACCACTCATTTTCCGAGTGTTTAAATCTGCTGAAAGAGTTTTTCGTGTACCTGTACTGGAACACTGGCCATCTGCAATTCTACGTGCGGAGATTTTTAACCAACTTAAACAACATCAAAGTGGGCCTGCGCCAGCTTCTCCCCAGGGTCAGCCTCCCACAGGACAGCCAGGACAAAAAAGAAGGAGCCAGAAAGGTACTGCACATTGTGGCAGCTGGATTTCCCCGGATCCAGACCTTCTCCAGCAGGTTTTATGCCCAATGTGGGTACTCTTTTATGGCTCCTCTGCACAATATTTTAGCATAAAAGGAACCTTTAGAGTACCCGGAATGGTTCATGATACCACCAACAAACCTTTTTTCTTGGGGCCGACCGGTGACGCGTCAAAGGGCTTTAAGCGCTTAGAGCCTCCCAGAAAATGTAACAGGGAGGACTGGTAGTTTATGCTCACCGACCAGGAAAGGGAAACCATTGCCCTGAAGAAATTTTCTTTAATCGCACCGGTATTAAACGGCCAGGTACAGAACCAAACGGAATATTTTAAAAACCTGGCGGCCCGGCCAATTGAAATGCCCCACTACGGTCCCAGGCGCTATTCCATAAAGAGTTTCATGTGGTGGCTGTACCTTTACCGGCGGCACGGACTGGAGGGTTTAAAGCCCGGGTACCGTTCGGACCGGGGTAAAAGCCGCCGGATAACTGAAGAAATGGCCCGGAAAATCCGGGAAAAGAAGGCAGCCAATCCCCGCCTTTTCGGCACCCTGCTTTATGAGGAACTGGTCAAAGACGGTGTGTTCACGCCGGACAGGCTCTCTTTGTCCACCTTCTACCGTTTTCTGGCCCAAAACCCGGACCTGGCCGCTGATAGCCGCCCCGATGCGGAGGAAAAGGAGGTCAAACGGTTTTCCCACCAGTGGGTGAATGAACTCTGGCAGACGGATATCATATACGGCCCCCGTTTAAAGGCAGGCCGGGCCAAAAAGCAAACTTACCTCATTGCTTTCATCGACGATGCTTCACGTCTGGTTACAGCAGCCCAGTTCTGCTGGGAACAGAACTTTACAGCGGTAAGGACCGTTTTAAAAGAAGCAATTTTAAAACGGGGGATACCAAAAATGATTTACACCGATAACGGAAAGGTTTACCGCTGCGGTCAGCTGGCCATGATCTGTGCCGGCCTGGGGTGCACTTTACTGCATACCGAACCTTTTGCTCCGCAGGCCAAGGGTAAAGTGGAACGTTTTTTCCGCACCGTCAGGATGCGTTTTTTAAGCCGTCTGGAACCGGACAGGATTAAATCCTTAGAGGAGTTGAACCTTGCTTTCTGGCAGTGGCTGGAGACGGATTACCAGCGCAAAACGCACAGTGCACTTGGTATGAGCCCCCTGGATTACTTTATGTCCCAGGCACATGCGGTGAAAATGGTTTCCAACCCGGTCTTTTTAGACGAAAGCTTCCTTTTGCGGGTAACGCGCAAAATTAATCACGACGCTACCTTCCCATTAGATAACATCCTCTACGAGACGGACCAGCAGTTTGCCGGCACACGCCTGGAAGTCAGGTATGAACCCGAGTGGCTGGGAAACCCCGCCCGCCCTGTGCTGCTCTACAAAGACGGCCTGAAAGTGGGCGAGGCCAGACAGGTTGATTTCTATGCCAACGCGCAGCTGAAAAGGAGAGGCCGCGGCCGCCCGGCCCTCAAAAATACCGCTACCGGCCCGGAAGATAAACCTCTAACCCCGAGTATCAGTGAGATTCCGGTACCAGCCGTCTCCTTTGCCGAACTGCTCAAAAGTGAAGAGGCGGGTGAGAAGTGGTTCTACGGGTTGAAGTTCAACCCTTTCAGCAAGGAAGTGCCTTTTGACCAGCTTTATTTAAGCCAGAACCTGATGGAACTCACCTCCCGCCTGAAGTACTTACAGCAGGTGCGGGGTATGGGTTTAGTTGCGGGGGAGCCGGGTTGCGGTAAAACCACCGCCCTGCGCAAGTATGTGGAGGAACTCAACCCGGCCCATTTCAAACCGTGCTATTTTACCCTCTCCACGGTGACGGTACTGGAATTTTACAAGGGCCTGGCCCTGACCCTGGGCGAACAGCCAAAACACAAAAAGGTAAGTCTGTTCCACCAGATTCAGGATACCATCACCAACCTGTATTACGACCGCCATATTACACCGGTTATTGTGCTGGATGAAATTCACCTGGCAGACGGCAGGGTGCTGGAGGAATTAAGGCTGCTTCTCAACTTCAAAATGGATTCACAGAATCCCTTTATCCTGATCCTGTCCGGGCAAACGCTGATCCGCAACAAATTGGCCCTCAATGCCAACAGCCCTCTGCGCCAAAGGCTCACCGTAAAGTATGTCATGCAGGGCCTTAAACCCGGCGAAATCCAGGAATACTGTGCAAGCCGCCTGAAAAACGCCGGCCTGCACGAGGAGATCTTTACCCCGCAAGCTCTGGAGACCATTTACGCCATCACCAAAGGATTGCCCCGGCTGGTTAACAATCTGGTGACCAGCTGCCTGATCTGCGCATACGGCAGGAAACAAAAGCAGATTGACGAGGATGTGG
Coding sequences within it:
- a CDS encoding RAMP superfamily CRISPR-associated protein, whose translation is MHSRQREKGVVPVLTGTSLAGALRARALRIANTLLPGEKAAALFEDLFGLRSVGEREKGQLKASRLLVEEAVIDEPLELVQSRVKIDRFTVGSYPTALFSEQPVFGTARTRVTIEIRLLQPQDRDIGLLLLLLKALYSVNAKCYNLDKNMKQSGELKWQ
- the istB gene encoding IS21-like element helper ATPase IstB translates to MTKLSVKEQCKALKLAYIPSIYLEITCHDREQYLTDLFAAELEARWANRVRHLIKKAGFPAHKTLNDFDWKPVTLPASTTITHLTELTFIERCENVLALGAVGTGKTHLAIALGVRACMEGRSVRFYRCLDLVNALLESHRQGRLQRLMGELEKVDLIIIDELGFVPLLREGAELLFNVVAQAYERQSIIVTSNLQFGQWNTVLGDNRLTAALIDRLVHHAHILAFEGESYRFAESALSHSY
- the istA gene encoding IS21 family transposase, with the protein product MAQQQYIKHLYEQEECSIAEISRRVGVNWRTAAKYAKKDDWNQPMQQTRRRQPVMGSFVDIVDTWLMEDMLKPRKERRTAATIYRQLREQYGFKGSGRTVRAYVSRRKKELRTGAQEKYLRLEHPPGQAQVDFGTSHVVWDGVLREIKYLTFSFPYSNAGFCVPVPSENTECLLYAMILVFEWIGGVPPEIWFDNLSAAVVGVGKGEQRELTETFRRFMLHYRFEAKFCNSGKGNEKGHVENKVGYTRRNWLIPYPTVSSYEELTAELYRRALEDMQRSHYEKGVTIAELWEEDKKALLPLPATPFEPVRFETARVNKYGQVQCCGEVYPVPSAQVGETVLLKLWWDCVEVFSSTQERLAHLPRHYTLKTQPIDWKGYFRIFIRKPRGARHATMYRFLPEPVRQYLEACDPEAYRERLKFIHTLLEEGFTIEDIARVLEEVAKYPAADSALIRHKLYRITFPDAPLEALNETYTPDSVRRYTPEINIYDRLVPQAGGKGGELRDQVVGEGAV
- a CDS encoding DUF6431 domain-containing protein, which translates into the protein MEQVEYLLEVTAMQQIFYTPVPPEEYARLGKDFPFPQPTSCPNPGCLVKAPPQKHGFYQRNVIAANFCGRILIRRYYCKYCRTTISYLPSFCLPYFQYSVEIIFTALWYTLVSHHSFSECLNLLKEFFVYLYWNTGHLQFYVRRFLTNLNNIKVGLRQLLPRVSLPQDSQDKKEGARKVLHIVAAGFPRIQTFSSRFYAQCGYSFMAPLHNILA